The Candidatus Zixiibacteriota bacterium sequence GCCCCGAAGGGACAGAAAACAAGGCATTATCGACCGGCACGATTGAAATTGCAATCGAGAACTTCCATATCCTGGCAGAGTCAAAAACGCCTCCCTTTGAGATAGAAGACAGCACCAACGCTTCCGAAGTCCTGCGCCTGGAGTACCGTTATCTTGACCTGAGACGTCAGCCGCTCCAGGAAAGAATTAAGATTCGGCATCAGGTCGCCCTGGCGGTGCGGCAATATCTTTCCTCAATAGGATTCTATGAAATCGAGACGCCGCTTCTTATTCGCTCCACCCCGGAAGGCGCCCGCGATTATGTGGTGCCGAGCCGAGTCTCCAAGGGAAAATTCTATGCCCTGCCTCAATCGCCGCAACTATTAAAGCAGATACTGATGATATCGGGATTTGACCGCTATTACCAGCTGGCGCGCTGTCTTCGAGATGAAGACCTCCGGGCGGACCGTCAGCCGGAGCATACCCAAATTGACCTGGAGATGTCCTTTGTTACTCGCGATGATGTCTTTGCTGTTATCGAGGGCTTAATGGCGGAGGTCTTCCAGAAAATTCTTGATATCAAAATCTCTACCCCCTTTCCGCGATTTGAGTATGACGAGGTCATCAATCGCTGGGGAATCGATAAGCCGGACCTTCGCTTCGGGATGGAAATCTGCGACGTCACCGAACTGGTCCATGACTCCGCCTTCAAAGTCTTCAAGGAAACGGTTGCAAATGGTGGGGTGGTCAAGGGGCTCTGCCTTAAGGGGGGCGGTTCTTACTCGCGCAAACAGCTGGATGATTTAACCGAGTTCGCCCGGAATCTGGGCGCCGGCGGACTGGCTTATATGCTGCGACTGGAGAATGAAATCAAGTCGCCGATATCGAAATTTGTCGGTGAGTCAACAATACAGGCAATCTGCGAAAAAGCTGGAACTGCCGTCGGTGACGCCGTATTTATAATATCGGCTCCGCGCCTGAAAGCGGAAGCGATACTGGGTCAATTGCGGCTGCATTTGGGAAAGTCTCATAAATTGATAAGAACCGATGAATGGAGATTCCTCTGGGTGACTCGTTTCCCCTTGTTCGAGTTCAATGAGCAGGAACAGCGTTTGGACGCCATGCATAATATAGTCTCCAGCCCGGTGGAAGAGGACCTTCATCATTTCGATGATGCCCTTAAAACAAACTTGCCACTAAGCAGTCCTGAACATCCGCTGCGGAAAATCCACGCCGAGCAGTACGACCTGGTGCTGAACGGCTCGGAACTGGCTTCCGGAAGCATCCGGATTAATCGCCGCGAAATTCAGCAGAAGGTTCTCAATATTCTCGGTATTTCCAACGAACGGGCGGAAAAGATGTTCGGATTCCTGCTGCGCGCTCTGGAATATGGCGCGCCGCCTCACGGCGGTATAGCGGCCGGCTTGGACCGGATTGTCGCTCTGATGACCGGTTCTGATTCGATACGGGATGTTATCGCTTTTCCCAAGACCGCTTCGGCGGCATCATTAATGGACGGCGCCCCCTCCGAAATTGACCCGGAGCAGCTGCGTGAATTGGGATTGCGGATTGCCGATGAATAATGTACGGAGTAAATTAATCTATTATGCCATCATCTACAGAAGAAAGAATCTCCCGAACGGTTCATATTGAGGGGCTGGATAGCCGCTTCCTCTTCGGGCAGAACGATATATTCTTGAGGCTGATTGAAAAAGCCTTCTCGCCGGTGATTGTGGCGCGGGGAGATAAAATCATCATTGAGGGGAAACCGGAAGAAGTGGAGCAGGTGGTTGGGCTTTTCAAGGACTTGACCGCGCGCCTGTCGCAGGGGGCATTTATCACCGAGCAATATCTTAATTATGCCATCGAAATGGTGAAGGAAGAAGGCGGAGGTCCGGCCGAACTGATGGCGATTCAGTCGGGCAACAATACCGGATTCAAGGCTACCGTGAAACCGAAAACGGTGGGGCAGAAGCATTATCTTGAGGCGATTGAGCAGTTTGACATTGTCTTCTCCATCGGTCCGGCCGGCACCGGCAAGACCTATCTGGCTGTGGCGGAGGCGGTGGCGGCGCTCAAAAATCGCCGCGTCAATCGGATTGTGCTGGTTCGACCGGCCGTGGAAGCCGGTGAGTCACTGGGGTTCTTGCCAGGCGATATTCGCGCCAAAGTTGACCCGTACCTTCGTCCTGTGTATGACGCTCTCCACGAGATGATGACCGCGGAGAAAATCAAAAAATTAATCGAACTGGGTATAATTGAGATTCTGCCTCTCGCCTTTATGCGGGGACGGACTCTCAATAACACTTTTGTCATTCTTGACGAAGGTCAGAATACCACCCCGGCTCAAATGAAAATGTTCTTGACCCGTCTGGGGGAAGGCTCGCGGGCGGTCATTACCGGCGATATTACGCAGATAGATTTAGAGAATAAAAGACAATCGGGGCTGGTGGTAATTCAGAAGATTTTATCTGGAGTGGACGGGATAAAATTCATTTATCTAACCGACAGGGACGTGGTCCGACATCCGTTGGTGCAGAAAATTCTCCGCGCCTATGAGCGTTATGAAAAGGGGTATCGAAAGGAGAAAGAGGGACAATGATGTCCCCATATGTATCGTTTTCTGATAAGGCTGAAACGGCTGTTAAAACGTATTCTCAAAGTCAAGGCGGTGACGCGCCAGGCGCCGCCGTCCGGCACCCGCAGTAAAATAGAAAAATATTTCATGCTGGCGCTTGCCGCGGCGCTGATTGCGCTGCTCTATCCAGCCGACAATCTTTTCTTCCCCCTCGATTTCCCCCGCAAGG is a genomic window containing:
- a CDS encoding PhoH family protein, which encodes MPSSTEERISRTVHIEGLDSRFLFGQNDIFLRLIEKAFSPVIVARGDKIIIEGKPEEVEQVVGLFKDLTARLSQGAFITEQYLNYAIEMVKEEGGGPAELMAIQSGNNTGFKATVKPKTVGQKHYLEAIEQFDIVFSIGPAGTGKTYLAVAEAVAALKNRRVNRIVLVRPAVEAGESLGFLPGDIRAKVDPYLRPVYDALHEMMTAEKIKKLIELGIIEILPLAFMRGRTLNNTFVILDEGQNTTPAQMKMFLTRLGEGSRAVITGDITQIDLENKRQSGLVVIQKILSGVDGIKFIYLTDRDVVRHPLVQKILRAYERYEKGYRKEKEGQ
- the aspS gene encoding aspartate--tRNA ligase; this translates as MPLFGELKRTHTCGELSDANVGEKVTLNGWVQSYRNLGGLLFIDIRDRYGITQVVLNPSTVPADIFERAARARNEFVVAAIGRVQRRPEGTENKALSTGTIEIAIENFHILAESKTPPFEIEDSTNASEVLRLEYRYLDLRRQPLQERIKIRHQVALAVRQYLSSIGFYEIETPLLIRSTPEGARDYVVPSRVSKGKFYALPQSPQLLKQILMISGFDRYYQLARCLRDEDLRADRQPEHTQIDLEMSFVTRDDVFAVIEGLMAEVFQKILDIKISTPFPRFEYDEVINRWGIDKPDLRFGMEICDVTELVHDSAFKVFKETVANGGVVKGLCLKGGGSYSRKQLDDLTEFARNLGAGGLAYMLRLENEIKSPISKFVGESTIQAICEKAGTAVGDAVFIISAPRLKAEAILGQLRLHLGKSHKLIRTDEWRFLWVTRFPLFEFNEQEQRLDAMHNIVSSPVEEDLHHFDDALKTNLPLSSPEHPLRKIHAEQYDLVLNGSELASGSIRINRREIQQKVLNILGISNERAEKMFGFLLRALEYGAPPHGGIAAGLDRIVALMTGSDSIRDVIAFPKTASAASLMDGAPSEIDPEQLRELGLRIADE